The halophilic archaeon DL31 region AGTGAAGAGGGCACCACAATTCGAACGGGCACATTGGTGTACACTTCCCATCCTTTCCGAGTTCGTCCACGAAGACGACGGCCGTGTGACCGCGCGGCACGTTGAGTCGGGTGTGGCGTCGTTCGGCGACACGGAAGCCGAGGCGCTTCGGGAGCTTGCCGACGCCCTGGATAGCCACTTCGGCGACGGTGAGTCAATCGACGACCCCGAAGCGTACCTCGCCGAGCAGGGGATCGACGTCGAGATCGGAAGCGAAGGCCCGCCCCCGTGGCTCGAGTAGCGTGGTCCGCACGACGTTTTCCTCGCGCGAAGTGCTCAAGCCACTCACAAGCCACGGGTTCGTGCCGGTCGGCGGGAAGGGAAGCCACACGACGCTGCGCTACGAGAATCCCGACACCGGCGACGTGCGGACGGTAACGGTTCCAAAGGCCGACCCGATCCCGACCGAGACACTCCACGACATAGCCGACCAAGCCGGTGCCGAGGACTTTCATAACTTCTGTGAGTGGGTCGACCGGACGGCGTGACCCCGGTCGGTAGTAGCTACTCGTCGACGTCGAGGAGTCTTAACCAACACCGGCGGGGTGTGACGCCGCGACTGTTGGTTAAGACCGCCGGCGCGCCGGGCGTCTGAGGGTCCGTCTGCGTCGAGAAGCTTTCTAATCAACAAATTCGGTCCCCCCCGAAGCGCCCGACGGCGACACGGTCCGGTTAGATACAACAGAAAGAGAGGGTTTCCCGGCAATAATCGGGTAACGAATCTGGCAATACCGTTAGTCGCCCCTCGCCGAACGACGGCGAGGAGATCGATGCCGTCGAGGAGGAGCAGACCACTTTCACCGTGCCATACGGGGCTTTATGGGGGTTGTGAACGTTGTTCTAGGCACAGGGCGAGACTACTGCAGAAACGGTGTTCTTTGGGACGGCGTTAAAAGCGTCGGGCCTATTAGCCTGGGATGTCGCGACAGTTCCAGATTCAAGTGTCAGAAAACCGCGAGAGCGGCGGGCCAGACACAACCGAGCAGAGCGCAAATATCGCGAGGACGCCAGGGAACCTGGCCCGATGCGACCAACTCGAGAGTGGGGTCGTAGACACGAGTCTGACCGGACACACCAGCCCTGATTTGTTCCGCAATCCACCAACTATGAGTACCAAATCCACCCGAACGACCGTCTCAGTCACACCCGAGGTCGCTGACGAGCTCCACGACCGCCGCGGCCGAGGAGACACGCTCGACGACGTGATCCGGCGCGCCCTCGATGTTGAGTCAGAATAGTAGGTCAACGGACGTCGAGCGCCTCGAATAGGTTTATATCGGAGCCCCCGGTATCGACTGTCAAACAACACGAAACCGCGATACGCGCTGCTCGCCGGTGCGGGAAAGGGGAGAACGAGACCCCGTACTCACCTCGTTCTACCCCGCCCGTCATAATATATCCATCGGGTAATCCCCCGACCACCTGAGCGGTCGGTCCACCTGGGGAGTGAGCAGTGCGTGCTTCAATTCAAGATGCACGTAAACCACGACCCGACGACAGGACGGAGCAACGAACAAGCGGACGCACCGACCAAGCGAGGGGGCGAGACCCCCGACCCGGAACCCTCGCCGAGCGCTGGCTGGCGAGAGACGGCGGCGCTGATGCACGTCGCCGCGGGCCTCGAGGAGTGCGACGTCCTCGAGTGCGGACGGGACGCCGAGCCCGTCCGGGTGGTCGACGACGCCGCCGACACCGTCCGCGAGGGCGTCCGGTGTTCGGATCACGCGAAGGACTTTCTGGAGGTTTCCTCATGACTACCGACGACACCGACGACGACACGCACGCACAGCTCGCGGAGTACCTACGACTGAACCCGGACACGTCCGCGATCGAAGCGGTCGGACACGTCGGCGCGGACCCCAATCGGTGGGTGGACGTCGTCGAGCAGGCACTTGCAGGCGACCACCCGCACACGTCGCTCCCGAAGCCAACCGACCCCGTCGACGACGGCGAGAGAGGTTTTTGCAAGTCGCCCAACGTGCGCGCGAAGGCGGAGATAAATCGGTGTTCTTCGCCACCGGGACCGGTGAACGTCGAGGACGGACGGACGGACGCCGACGAACCGGGAGAATCACCCGACGACGCCGGCGCGGACCCCGATCCCGAGGACGAAAACCCCACCCTCGAGGCAGACAAACCAACCTCGACGACGTCCGATA contains the following coding sequences:
- a CDS encoding hypothetical protein (KEGG: nph:NP7006A hypothetical protein) — protein: MKRAPQFERAHWCTLPILSEFVHEDDGRVTARHVESGVASFGDTEAEALRELADALDSHFGDGESIDDPEAYLAEQGIDVEIGSEGPPPWLE
- a CDS encoding YcfA family protein (PFAM: YcfA-like~KEGG: nph:NP7004A lipoprotein); the encoded protein is MVRTTFSSREVLKPLTSHGFVPVGGKGSHTTLRYENPDTGDVRTVTVPKADPIPTETLHDIADQAGAEDFHNFCEWVDRTA